In the Helicobacter sp. 'house sparrow 1' genome, GCAAGACATTGGGTAAGATTGTTAAAAGATTTTGTACATTCTTCAAGATCTAATATCATTTCTTTTAAAGGAGTGCTAAAAGAGGATAAATCCCCGATTGCCTTAAACTGAATTTGATTTTGTAAATATGTGGTTTTTTCTTTTTTTAAATATTGCAGTAAAAGCTTCATCAAAAAATCTACTTCTTTTTTGGGGCGTTTCCAATTTTCTGTAGAAAATGCATAGAGTGTTAAATAGGAAATGGAATTTTTTGCACACCATATAGTTATATCTCTTACAATTTTTGCACCTGCTTTATGGCCTTCTGATCGGCTTTTATTGTGATCTTGTGCCCATCTTCCATTTCCATCCATAATAATTGCAAGATGTGTTAATGGGTTCACCTTGCCTCCTTATGCTCTTTTTTAGTGTGAATGGGATTGTATCAAAAATAATATAAAGCTATTCTCTTATGTTATCTAGAACTTAAAATAACTATAAAGATTCTATTAAAACCATACAAAATGATAGAATTACAAAAAGTAAAAAAATGTATTAATACCAATCAAATAACTAATTGCTAGATTTAAAACCCTAATAGACCTTTAGGAAATTAGTGGTTGTATGATTGGGATTGTGATGAAAGGATATGTTTGAAGGTTAGTGTTTTTGGAGGAGGTGCTTGGGGTAGAGCACTTGCATATGCTTTTAGTTTTAAAAATGAAGTTGGAATTGTCTCAAGGCAAGATCTTAGTTTATTTTTAGATTCTTTACATATGAGATATCCAATTAAACAAATTGATTTTAAGGAATCTTTAAAAAGTGATTTGTTTGTCAATGTAATCACGACAACAGCCTTGAGGGAGTGGTTTAGGCTTCATCAAATTCCCAGAGATTCTAAGATGCTTTTTGCTTGTAAGGGGATAGAGGCAAGTACTGGATCTTTTGTTAGTGATATTGCTTATGAGTTCTTGGATGCAAAAAACCTCTGTTTTTTAGCTGGGCCTTCTTTTGCCAAAGAAGTAATGCAGTCTCTTCCCTGTGCTCTCTCCATACATACTCAAAATAAAGAGGTGGCTAAAGAGTTTGCAGACTGCTTTCCTGGTTTTATTAAAGCATATATTAAAGATGATATAGTAGGTGGAGAAATAGCAGGTGCATATAAGAATGTTATTGCTATTGCAAGTGGAATTTGTGATGGATTAAAACTAGGAAACAATGCAAGAGCCTCACTCCTGTCAAGGGGGCTGATTGAGATGAATCGCTTTGGAGAAGCCTTTGGGGCTGATATACAAACTTTTTTAGGTTTATCAGGAGCTGGTGATTTATTCTTGAGTGCAAGCTCGAATCTATCAAGAAATTATCGTGTTGGTATGGGACTTGCACAGGGTAGGGATATCAAAGAGATTCTAGAAGACCTTGGGGAAGTTGCAGAGGGAGTAAAAACTACTGAGGCTATTGTAAAAATTGCTCAAGAAAAAGAGATTTATACACCCATTGCAAATGAAGTTTATAAGATTTTGAATAAACAAAGTTCCCCGCAACAAAGTCTTGAAAGGTTAATGCGATAGTGCAAAAATTACTTTGGCTATGTTTGGTTTTATGCGTTTTTCTAGCACTCTTGTTTAATGGTTCTAATTTTTCTTATCTAGATGGAATTCAAAATGTTTTCTTGCATTTATTTTATCAACAGGAGCTAGATTCTAATGGAATGGTGCTTTATGAGATTAGACTACCTAGGATTTTTTTAGCTCTTCTTGTGGGGTCAAGTTTGGCAGGCTGTGGTGCCATAATGCAAAATATTTTTAGAAATCCATTGGTTGATCCATTTTTACTAGGAATTTCATCAGGTGCAGCCCTTGGATGTGCCTTGTGTATAGGTTTTTTTAATGGATATGGAGTGGGCTTTTTTGCTTTTGTAGGCGCAATGCTTGCAGCCTTTTTAATCCTAATTTTTTCTGGTCTTTTAAAACAATCACAAATTTCTTTGGTTCTTGTTGGGATTATTTTTTCCTCATTTTTGGGGGCAGTTTCTGGATTAATTAAATATTTTGTGAGCCCTGAAAAGGCTCAAGCTATTGTGATTTGGCTTTTAGGAAGTTTGTCTCTAGCAACTTGGAAGGATGTTTTTTTGCTTCTAGGTGTAGTGATAATTTGTTTTACTCCTCTTTTTTTATTGCGCTTTAGAATCAATATGCTTGCTTTGAGTGACTTGGAGTGCTTGAGCTTAGGAATCAACCCAAAGACTTTAAAGATTATTTGTATTTTGCTTATTAGTTGTATTTGTGGAGTTGCTGTAAGTGTGAGTGGGACTATTGGCTGGATTGGTCTTATTGTTCCACATTTTGCCAGAATCTTTGTAGGTTCTAATATGAAGGTTTTATTGCCAAGTAGTATGTTACTTGGCGCTATCATCTTGCTTTTTATGGATTTTTTGGCTAAAAATATTACAACAAGTGACTTGCCTGTAGGAGCTTTATCAGCAATTGTTGGAGCCCCACTCTTTTTATTCTTTTTGCTTTTAAGGAAGCATTAATGCACTGCTTTAAGGTCAATAATCTCTATGTAAGTCGTGATAAAAAGAAAATATTACAAGGTGTTAATTTAGAGATTTTTTCTTCCCAGCTTACGGCAATTTTAGCTCCAAATGGAAGTGGAAAAACGACTTTAATGGAGGCTATTATTGGAGGCATTAGACTTGATGATGGAAGCATTTTTTATGATGAAATAGATGTTTTAAAGCTCTCTTGCTTACAGCGCTCTAAAATTATTGCATTTATTCCACAGAATTTTGAATGTGTTTTTGACTATAGTGTTTTGGATTTTGTTTTACTAGGAGGAAATAACGAACTAAAATGGTATGGGAATCCAGATAAAAAACTCTTGGAACAAGCAGAGCTTCTTTTAAAAGATTTGGGAATTCTAAGCTTAAAAAATCAATCATTGAATGCTTTAAGTGGAGGGCAAAAACAAATGGTATTGCTTGCTAGGGCACTGCTTCAAAAAAGCAAAGTTTTGTTTTTAGATGAGCCTACCGCTTGGCTTGATTTAAAAAATCAAAGTCTCTTTTTTGAGATTTTAAAAGAAAAAATCAAAGAAAATAATCTTTGCGCACTTATCAATATCCACGACCCTAATCTTGTTTGTAAATATGCAGAGAGGGTTTTTATGCTAAGGAATGGAAAGAATTTTTGTGATGGAAGCATCAAAGAAACAATGACGCAAGAAAATCTTACCCAACTTTATGGGTTACCTGTTTGGGTAGAGCAATTATCTTCTCAAGTTATTGTGCTGACCTAGATTTTGGAATCTTTTTTGCTTCATTATTTGGTAAATAAAACCAAAGGATAAAAAATGATGCGTTCTTTGTATTCTGCAACTACTGGTATGCTTGGACAGCAGTTACAGATAGATACCACTTCAAATAATATTGCAAATGTTAATACTGCAGGCTATAAAAAACAGCGTGCAGAATTTAATGACTTGTTTTATCAAACTATGCAATATGCCGGCACAGCAACAAGTGAAAATACTATTTCTCCAACAGGGATTGAAGTAGGTCTTGGGGTGCGTGCAGGGGCTATTACAAAAATGTTCTCTCAAGGCAGTCCAAAGGAGACAGAAAATAATTTAGATGTGGCTATTACAGGGAAGGGATTTTTTCAAATCCAGCTTCCAGATGGTACCATGGCATATACAAGAAGTGGTAATTTTAAACTTGATGATAATGGAAATGTGGTAACTTCAGAAGGGTATTTATTGGTTCCACAAATTACTATTCCACAAGATGCAACACAAATCAATATTGGTAATGATGGAACTGTAAGTGTGGTTCAGGGTAATCAGGGTGTAAGCAATATACTAGGACAAATTGAATTGGCAAATTTTATCAATCCTGCAGGACTTCATAGTCTTGGAGACAATCTTTATATTAATACAAATGCTTCAGGAGATCCTATTGTGGGTGTTGCAGGAACCAATGGAATGGGTCAGCTTAAACAAGGTTTTTTAGAGCTTAGTAATGTGAGGTTGGTGGAAGAAATGACAGATCTTATAACAGGACAAAGAGCTTATGAAGCCAACTCAAAATCCATTCAAACAGCAGATGCAATGTTACAAACTGTGAATGGATTAAAGAGATAATTAAGACTTAAATAGGGATTCTAATGCATCAAGACTAAGCTTAGTTGCACTAGGATTCTTGTCATGATTTTGATGAGAATCAATTTCTTGAATTTCTATTTCATAACCTGTAATCATTGAGGCTAATCTAATATTTACTCCATTTTTACCAATTGCTTTACTTTTTTGATCTGACATGACTTTCACAGTTGCTTTTGAAGTCTCTTTATTTACTTGGACACTGATAATATTTGCAGGAGCTAGGGCTTTAGTTAGGAAAATTTCTGGAACATCAGAGTATTCAATACAATCAATACTTTCTCCACAAAGTTGTTTGCTAACAGCATTAATTCTAACTCCCTTAACTCCAACGGTAGAGCCTATTGGATCTATTTTTGGATTGTTTGAAAATACTGCAACTTTTGCTCTATCTCCGGGGATTCTCGCAGTTTTATAAATATTTACTTCGCCATCTTTAATTTCAGGCACCTCTAGTTTTAAGAGTTCTTCCAACATTCTTGGTGTAGTTCTTGATAATTCAATCCGTATTCCATTTTTATCCATTCTAACGCTTTTTAAGATAGTAGTAACACTGTCGCCTACTTTAAATTTTTCACCTTTTATTCTATTTTTTAAAGGAAGGAAGGCTCTAATCTCATTAATTTCAATAAAGGTTGTTTCTTCAGAATCTACCTCTAAAACAACCCCACTTACCAAGCTTCCTAATTTTTCTTTAAAGCTTTTAAAGAGTTGCTCTTCAATGGTGCGTTGTAAATGAAACTCTAAATCCTTGAAAATTCTATTGACTGCACTGCGACTCATATTCTCCAGGGTTAATTCTGATTTAATCATATCCCCAATGTTTAAAGTCTCATCAATTTTTTTTGCTTCACTTATTCCTATGAAGTTTCGTAAGCCTTCTTGAAGCATTGGGGCATTATCTTCGCATACATTGAGATTGTGAATTAATTTTAATGTTCTTTCTTTTTGATTTTCTTCCACACTATAATCAATATCTTCACCAATCTCTTGTTTTGCCGTCTTGATAATAAGATTTTTTACAATATCTAATACCAAGTCATTGGGGATACCCTTTTCATAGGAGAGAATCTCGATTATGTCTAATATTTTTTCCATAATTAAAATATCCTTATATTATTTTTTTCTAAAACCTGATACTCTAACTTTTTGATTTTTAAACAGAGTCTGAATCTTTTTTGGAGTTCCGCTTTAGTGAAACTCCAAGGAGTATGTTTGGATTATATCAAAAACAAATTAACTTGATATTCCACTGCAATACTATATTTTGTTTTTTAACTTTTAAGGTTATAATTTCATTTTATTTAAACTAGACTGCATGGAGTGATTTTATGGAATTAAAACTCGCATTAACAAGTAAGAATTCAAAAGAGCAGGTTATTACTTTAGATGATATGCTAGAGCAAGCTATTGGTGAGAAATTTTTTTATCTTGATAAGGAAAATAAAGAGAAGGATTTGCAAAAGGTGATTAAAACTTTTGCTAGTAAGAGACGATCAGCAAAATTAAATAAAGTTTTTTTTGGGTTAGATGAAAAAGATTTTATTTTTGAGCTACATATAATTTAAAAGAGAAGTCTAGTAAATGAAACTTTATATCGAGACTTTAGGTTGTGCGATGAACACTCGCGATAGCGAGCATATGATATCAGAATTGCAAAAAAAAGAGGGTTATGTCCTTACTGATTCTCCTAAAGATGCGGATTTGATATTGATTAATACTTGCAGTGTGCGTGAAAAGCCAGAAAGAAAACTATTTTCTGAGATTGGGCAATTTGCTAAGATAAAAAAACCAGATGCTAAGATAGGTGTATGTGGTTGTACAGCAAGTCATATGGGGGAGCAGATTATTAAAAAAGCCCCTCATGTAGATTTTGTGCTAGGTGCAAGGAATGTGTCAAAGATTACAGAAGTAATCCATAGGCCAAAAGCCGTAGAAGTGTCTATTGATTATGATGATAGTACTTATGTTTTTGATATCGCTAGAAACACCGGAGTAAAGGCTTTATTAAATATTTCTATTGGTTGTGATAAAAAATGTGCTTATTGTATTGTTCCTCATACTCGTGGTAAGGAAATTTCTATTCCTTTGGATTTATTATTAAATGAGGCACATAAGCTTGTTGAAAATGGGGTCAAAGAGATTATGTTGCTTGGACAAAATGTAAATAATTATGGAGTGAGGTTTTCTCAAGGACACCCAAAGGTTAATTTTAGTAATCTTTTAAGGGAGATGGGAAAAATTGAAGGGTTGGAGCGCATACGCTTTACTTCCCCGCATCCACTACATATGGATGATGAATTTATAGAGGAATTTGCATCAAACCCCAAGGTATGCAAGTCTATACATATACCATTGCAAAGCGGTTCTACAAAGGTTTTAAAAGCAATGCGTAGAGGATATACAAAAGAATGGTATTTAAATCGTGTTGCAAAGATAAAGCAATTGGTTCCCAATGTTGGAATTAGCACAGATATTATCGTGGGATTTCCTACAGAAGAAGAGGCTGATTTTCAAGATACACTTGAAGTTTTGGAGGCTGTGAGATTTGATACTCTTTATAGTTTTGTTTATTCTCCAAGACCCCATACAGAATCTGCTAGTTGGGCTGATAATCTGAGAGTTCCACAAGAGGTTGCAACACAAAGATTAGCACAACTGCAACAAAGACATAAAGAGATTTTGCAAGAGGATTCTCAAAAAGAAATTGGCAGGGAACATATTGTTTTAATAGAAAATCATAAAAATAGCCAAAAAGAGGTTTTTTCAGAGGGTCGTAGCGATAATGGCAGGCTGATTAGATTGGAAAATGAAGTTTTGCCATTAGGAGATCTGATAAAAGTAGAAGTAATTGCTACAAACGGTGGAAGTTTGATAGGTAGAAGCAAGAAATGAAATTCTCTTTAAGGCGAAGGGTAATTTTATTGCTTTTACCACGTTTGATGTGGTTTTTAATGTGGGCTGTTTATCTTACTTGTAGAAAACGCTTTCATATTTCACAAGAACTGGAAACAACAAATTGTATTGCTACATTTTGGCATGGTGAGTTTTTGATGCTCCCCTTTGCTTACCTAAAACTTCGCAAGCAACCAAAAATATTTGTTATCACTAGTAAGCATTTTCACGGTGAATTGATTGCTAGGGTTTGCCATTGTTTTGGATTTAAAACAATCAGGGGATCAACAAATTATAATGGAGTAGATAGAGGGGGCATGAAAGTCTTGTTGGAATCTTTTAAAAAGCTTAAGCAAGGTTGGGATATGGGAATTACTCCAGATGGACCAAAAGGTCCTTATCACAGTATTGCAAGTGGTGTCATTGTGATGGGACAAAAAACAGGGATTCCTTTGAGCGCATTTAGAGTAAAAAGCCAGAGTTTTTGGGAACTAAAGACTTGGGATAGATTTCAAATTCCAAAACCCTTTAGTAAGATTGAGTTTTTTTTGTCCCAACCTTTTGTTTTAGAGAGTATGTTAAGCGAACAGGAAGCTAGGGCAAAAATCTATGAAAAAATGCAAGCTTTATGATAGAATCATTGCTATTTACGACTAAATAGGGATTTAGATGTTTGGCTTAAATAAAATTATTAGACCTTTTTTTTCTAATGTTTTTATTGCTGTTAATATAGATGAAAATCTCTGTTTTGTGAAGGTTTTGCGCCTTAAGGAAGGCAGGGTCATAGAAGATTTTGACAGAGAGTTTAAAATTATAGGCGATGAGTTGCCTGTTGAAATGATTAAGTTTATAAAAAATTACAAAAGACGCTTTCCTTTTTCTTATGTAGGAGTGATTTCAAAGACCTATAATCAAGGGGTTTTTCATATTAAAAAACTAGATGAAATATATAAGATAGGTATTGAGCCTAGTGAATGTAGGGTTTTGAAATTTAAGAATTGGTGTGCATATATTAAAAGACATGAAATCATAGAGACACAGAGATATTTTTCTCGTTTTGGGGGAGTTGATTTTATTTTTTCACCCTTTATTCTTGCATTCTTGCATATTCAAAAGGAATTGGATCAGAGTTTTAAACTTTATGTTTTGTATGAAAGAAGCAATATTGCCTTATTTATTGCAAATGAAGCAGGGGTTTATTTTGGTGGATATTTTATGGTTGAAGGAGAAGTGGGGAGGCAGGTTAGTGATATTGGCCAGATAGTTGAAGAGGAGAGAGGTGCGTTGCAAGATGACCCTTATTCATTAGATGAGTTTGAGAATCTAGATCTTGGGTTTATTCAAGATGAGGATGAAGAGGATGCTGAGGTGGATCAGAATAAAGATGCTAATCAGACTATTGATGATATTACCAAGGCTTCGATCATTGTAAATATTATTCAAAGCTCTTTGAATGAGTTTTATACTAATGATTTTTATGATGAAAATTTTGTTGAAGAAATTATTTTTTTAGATAATGTAAAAATGTCTTCAGAGATGTTAACTTATATTCAAAATGTTACAATGCTTGAGACAAAAAGACAACACTTTTTCCTTCAAGAACAATTGTTAATGCTAATACAAAAGGAATTTGGAAACAAATAATGCAATATAGTTTTACTCTTGCACAACCCAAGCGCATCTTTAGTAAGATTGTAAAGATTTGGTGGTTTTATATTTTTATAAGTGTTGGTTTGATGGTGGGGTTTGTATTAAATCTGCAAATGCAAACAAGGGTTGCATTAAAAAATAGCAGTGAAATGGAACAAAAGCAAGAATTTTATCAACAACAAACCCAAAAAATTTTAACAAATAGAAAGAGATTGGAATATCAATTATTGGTGATTAAGAATGATATCACAGATAATATGGTAATTAAAGATGCAATTGAGAATTTATTAAACTTAATTCCAGATCAAATTACAATTAGTCTTGTTGAAATTAAGGAGCAATCTTTGATTATCAAGGGCAATACTCCTTCAAAAGAAGTGTTTAAATATCTGCTTCAAGATCCTTTAAAGGCAATCTTTGGTAAAAGCAAAGTAAGTTTTTTTATGCTCTCAAATGGTGGATATGAATTTGTTTCAGAAAGTTTGACAGAACAGTCTTTTATAAGCAATATTCAAGAGGTTGATTGATGGAAAATAAGCCTAAAATAAAAAGAAAATGGTATGTAGATTTAGACCCTGAGCTTGTGATTAAAAATCTATTATTTTTTTCTCTTTATTGCTTAATTTTAATTTTTTCTTTTAATTATTTTATTTTACCTTCCATTAAGGATTATAAGCTTGCAATTCTTGATGAAAAGAAACAAAAACTAGTTTATAACACCGTCTTGAGCAACTTTAATAAAACACAAGGTGGCTTTTCTTTACTTAAGCAAAGAAATGAAAAATTTTTAGAAACATTAGAAGTCAGTGTCACCAGCCAAAAAATCCATGATTTTTTATTGGAATTTTTTGAAGATGTTGTGATTACAGGTCATCAGAGTAAAGAAAATCAAGAAAAGAATTTCTTAGAAACAGATTTTGAAATCCAAGCTAAAGCCAAAGATTTACAGGCAATACAAATTTTCTTTAATGCACTTAAGGATTC is a window encoding:
- the flgG gene encoding flagellar basal-body rod protein FlgG translates to MMRSLYSATTGMLGQQLQIDTTSNNIANVNTAGYKKQRAEFNDLFYQTMQYAGTATSENTISPTGIEVGLGVRAGAITKMFSQGSPKETENNLDVAITGKGFFQIQLPDGTMAYTRSGNFKLDDNGNVVTSEGYLLVPQITIPQDATQINIGNDGTVSVVQGNQGVSNILGQIELANFINPAGLHSLGDNLYINTNASGDPIVGVAGTNGMGQLKQGFLELSNVRLVEEMTDLITGQRAYEANSKSIQTADAMLQTVNGLKR
- a CDS encoding HP0268 family nuclease produces the protein MELKLALTSKNSKEQVITLDDMLEQAIGEKFFYLDKENKEKDLQKVIKTFASKRRSAKLNKVFFGLDEKDFIFELHII
- the miaB gene encoding tRNA (N6-isopentenyl adenosine(37)-C2)-methylthiotransferase MiaB, coding for MKLYIETLGCAMNTRDSEHMISELQKKEGYVLTDSPKDADLILINTCSVREKPERKLFSEIGQFAKIKKPDAKIGVCGCTASHMGEQIIKKAPHVDFVLGARNVSKITEVIHRPKAVEVSIDYDDSTYVFDIARNTGVKALLNISIGCDKKCAYCIVPHTRGKEISIPLDLLLNEAHKLVENGVKEIMLLGQNVNNYGVRFSQGHPKVNFSNLLREMGKIEGLERIRFTSPHPLHMDDEFIEEFASNPKVCKSIHIPLQSGSTKVLKAMRRGYTKEWYLNRVAKIKQLVPNVGISTDIIVGFPTEEEADFQDTLEVLEAVRFDTLYSFVYSPRPHTESASWADNLRVPQEVATQRLAQLQQRHKEILQEDSQKEIGREHIVLIENHKNSQKEVFSEGRSDNGRLIRLENEVLPLGDLIKVEVIATNGGSLIGRSKK
- a CDS encoding ABC transporter ATP-binding protein, giving the protein MHCFKVNNLYVSRDKKKILQGVNLEIFSSQLTAILAPNGSGKTTLMEAIIGGIRLDDGSIFYDEIDVLKLSCLQRSKIIAFIPQNFECVFDYSVLDFVLLGGNNELKWYGNPDKKLLEQAELLLKDLGILSLKNQSLNALSGGQKQMVLLARALLQKSKVLFLDEPTAWLDLKNQSLFFEILKEKIKENNLCALINIHDPNLVCKYAERVFMLRNGKNFCDGSIKETMTQENLTQLYGLPVWVEQLSSQVIVLT
- a CDS encoding FecCD family ABC transporter permease, with translation MQKLLWLCLVLCVFLALLFNGSNFSYLDGIQNVFLHLFYQQELDSNGMVLYEIRLPRIFLALLVGSSLAGCGAIMQNIFRNPLVDPFLLGISSGAALGCALCIGFFNGYGVGFFAFVGAMLAAFLILIFSGLLKQSQISLVLVGIIFSSFLGAVSGLIKYFVSPEKAQAIVIWLLGSLSLATWKDVFLLLGVVIICFTPLFLLRFRINMLALSDLECLSLGINPKTLKIICILLISCICGVAVSVSGTIGWIGLIVPHFARIFVGSNMKVLLPSSMLLGAIILLFMDFLAKNITTSDLPVGALSAIVGAPLFLFFLLLRKH
- a CDS encoding lysophospholipid acyltransferase family protein, whose translation is MKFSLRRRVILLLLPRLMWFLMWAVYLTCRKRFHISQELETTNCIATFWHGEFLMLPFAYLKLRKQPKIFVITSKHFHGELIARVCHCFGFKTIRGSTNYNGVDRGGMKVLLESFKKLKQGWDMGITPDGPKGPYHSIASGVIVMGQKTGIPLSAFRVKSQSFWELKTWDRFQIPKPFSKIEFFLSQPFVLESMLSEQEARAKIYEKMQAL
- the nusA gene encoding transcription termination factor NusA, whose amino-acid sequence is MEKILDIIEILSYEKGIPNDLVLDIVKNLIIKTAKQEIGEDIDYSVEENQKERTLKLIHNLNVCEDNAPMLQEGLRNFIGISEAKKIDETLNIGDMIKSELTLENMSRSAVNRIFKDLEFHLQRTIEEQLFKSFKEKLGSLVSGVVLEVDSEETTFIEINEIRAFLPLKNRIKGEKFKVGDSVTTILKSVRMDKNGIRIELSRTTPRMLEELLKLEVPEIKDGEVNIYKTARIPGDRAKVAVFSNNPKIDPIGSTVGVKGVRINAVSKQLCGESIDCIEYSDVPEIFLTKALAPANIISVQVNKETSKATVKVMSDQKSKAIGKNGVNIRLASMITGYEIEIQEIDSHQNHDKNPSATKLSLDALESLFKS
- a CDS encoding di-trans,poly-cis-decaprenylcistransferase, which encodes MNPLTHLAIIMDGNGRWAQDHNKSRSEGHKAGAKIVRDITIWCAKNSISYLTLYAFSTENWKRPKKEVDFLMKLLLQYLKKEKTTYLQNQIQFKAIGDLSSFSTPLKEMILDLEECTKSFNNLTQCLALNYGSRNEIARCFKKMILNQSYDLENLEQSIQQNLDTHNVPDVDLLIRTGGEQRISNFLLWQSSYAELYFSKTLWPNFTSKELEEIIQQYKIRNRRFGGL
- a CDS encoding NAD(P)H-dependent glycerol-3-phosphate dehydrogenase — translated: MKVSVFGGGAWGRALAYAFSFKNEVGIVSRQDLSLFLDSLHMRYPIKQIDFKESLKSDLFVNVITTTALREWFRLHQIPRDSKMLFACKGIEASTGSFVSDIAYEFLDAKNLCFLAGPSFAKEVMQSLPCALSIHTQNKEVAKEFADCFPGFIKAYIKDDIVGGEIAGAYKNVIAIASGICDGLKLGNNARASLLSRGLIEMNRFGEAFGADIQTFLGLSGAGDLFLSASSNLSRNYRVGMGLAQGRDIKEILEDLGEVAEGVKTTEAIVKIAQEKEIYTPIANEVYKILNKQSSPQQSLERLMR